One segment of Onychomys torridus chromosome 3, mOncTor1.1, whole genome shotgun sequence DNA contains the following:
- the LOC118580594 gene encoding serine-threonine kinase receptor-associated protein: MAMRQTPLTCSGHTRPVVDLAFSGITPYGYFLISACKDGKPMLRQGDTGDWIGTFLGHKGAVWGATLNKDATKAATAAADFTAKVWDAVSGDELMTLAHKHIVKTVDFTQDSNYLLTGGQDKLLRIYDLNKPEAEPKEISGHTSGIKKALWCSEDKQILSADDKTVRLWDHATMTEVKSVNFNMSVSSMEYIPEGEVLVLTYGRTIAFHSALSLEPIKSFEAPATINSASLHPEKEFLVAGGEDFKLYKYDYNSGEELESYKGHFGPIHCVRFSPDGELYASGSEDGTLRLWQTVVGKTYGLWKCVLPEEDSGELAKPKIGFPETAEEELEEIASENSDSIYSSTPEVKA; encoded by the exons atggcCATGAGGCAGACGCCGCTCACCTGCTCCGGCCACACGCGGCCGGTGGTGGATTTGGCCTTCAGCGGCATCACGCCGTACGGCTACTTTCTGATCAGCGCTTGCAAAG ATGGCAAACCTATGCTCCGCCAGGGAGATACGGGAGACTGGATTGGAACCTTTTTGGGTCATAAAGGTGCTGTCTGGGGTGCAACATTGAATAAGGATGCCACCAAAGCTGCCACAGCTGCTGCAGATTTCACGGC CAAAGTGTGGGATGCTGTCTCAGGAGATGAATTGATGACCCTGGCTCATAAGCACATTGTCAAGACTGTGGATTTCACACAG gaTAGCAACTACCTGTTAACTGGAGGACAGGATAAACTGCTGCGCATATATGACTtgaacaaacctgaggcag AACCTAAGGAAATTAGTGGTCACACTTCCGGTATTAAAAAGGCTCTCTGGTGCAGTGAGGATAAACAAATCCTTTCAGCTGATGATAAAACTGTTCG tcTTTGGGATCATGCTACGATGACAGAAGTGAAATCTGTGAATTTTAACATGTCCGTGAGCAGCATGGAGTATATCCCTGAGGGAGAGGTCCTGGTGCTTACTTATGGGCGGACTATTGCTTTTCATAGTGCACTTAG TCTGGAGCCAATTAAATCCTTTGAAGCTCCTGCAACCATCAATTCTGCATCTCTTCACCCTGAGAAGGAGTTTCTTGTTGCAGGTGGAGAAGACTTTAAACTGTATAAGTATGATTATAATAGTGGAGAAGAATTAG AATCCTACAAAGGTCACTTTGGTCCCATTCACTGTGTGAGATTTAGTCCTGATGGGGAACTCTATGCCAGTGGTTCTGAAGATGGAACATTGAGATTGTGGCAAACTGTTGTAGGAAAAACCTATGGCCTTTGGAAATGCGTGCTTCCTG AAGAGGACAGTGGGGAGCTGGCCAAGCCAAAGATCGGTTTTCCAGAAACAGCGGAAGAGGAGCTGG AAGAAATTGCTTCAGAGAATTCAGATTCCATCTACTCTTCAACTCCTGAAGTGAAGGCCTGA